Within Candidatus Binataceae bacterium, the genomic segment GACGGCGAGCGCGACCACGAAAACCTTGCCGAGGGCAATCAGGTTATCGTGGATTTCCAAGCGGCCTTTTTTAGCAGCCGGACTTGTTCAGCGCGAGGCAAGGACTTCGGCGAGATGGCGGACCTGGATCGCGATCCCGCGCCGATGCATCGCGCCGCCAAGCTGCATCAGGCACCCGCAGTCGTTGGCGACGACGGTGTCCGCGCCGCTTTCCTGGAGGCGGACGATCTTGTCTTCGGCCATCGCGGTCGAAATCTCCGGAAATTTGACTGCGAACATCCCGCCGAAGCCGCAGCACTCTTCGGGATTGCGGAACTCTACCAGCTTCAGCCCGGCGACGTTGCCCAGCAGCCGCCGCGGCTCGTCGCCGACGTGCAGCTCGCGCATCAGATGGCACGACGGATGATAAGCGACCGTGTGCTCGAAGCGCGCGCTCACGTACTTGACCTTGAGCACGTTGACCAGGAACTGCGACAACTCAAAAATCCACGGGCGGATCGCCGCAGCCTGCTGGCGCAAGGCCGGCTCGTCATCGAGCAGATCGGCATAGAAGATTTTGAGCATGCTCGCGCAGGAACCCGAGGGCACGACGATCGGCACGCCGGGCGCGCAGTGTTTGAGGAAGCGGCGCGCGAGTTCCAGGGCGTCGTCGCGCATCCCCTCGTTGAAAGGCGCCTGACCGCAGCACAAGACGCGGCGCAGGGGGCGGACCTTGAGCTTCTGCTGCTCCAGCACCTTTACGCAGGCCTCGACGGCGTTGGGAAAAAACTGCTCGGCAAGGCAGGTGGCGAAGAACTGTACTTCGGTCATGTCGTCCGGCGCCCGGCCATTCAGGCGATCACCGCGGCGAAGAGCTGTTTGGGGCCGTGGACGCCGATCACGATCATCTTCTCGATATCGGCGGTGCGGCTCGGTCCGGTGATTAGCGCGACACGATGGGTCGCGAAATTTTTCGGCCCGACCGCGGCGACGACTTCGGCGAGGTTCGGCCGAACGCGATCGGCGGCGACGAAGATGAAATTGATCGGCGGCAGAATCGTCAGCGAGCTTGGCCGCTCCGGCGTTGCGATGACACAGAAGGTTCCGGTCGCCGCGATCGCATAGTCAGCCTCGACGATACCGAGATCGCATCCGGCGATACGCTCGCGCAGCGCGGCGCGGTCGCCGTCCGTCACCCGGTGCGTACGGATTAGCTCGATCCCCTTGCGCGCCAGCGGCTTCACCAGCATCTCGACGTCGCACGCGACGCCCCCACCGAGCGCCGCACTGCGAATTTTTTCACTTTTTTCAGCGGCCGCAAGTTCCAGCAGTCGATCACGCGCGGCGGCGAGTGAGATCAAGCCAAAGAAGCGTCCGCCGACGAGTTCGACTTCGCGACCGAATTGCGCAGCAAGTTCGGCGCGGCGGGCAGCCGCTGAGAGGGGCCGCGCGGCTTCGCCTGCGACGTCGTGGACCGGCGCCGGCCCGCGCTTGCGCTCCAGCGCGCCGCGCACGTCGGCGATGATTTTGTGAAAGGCACTCACCACATCAGCGTGGCAATCCTACCTTCTGGAACGCGGCGCGCGAAAGTCGCGCGCGCGCGTCCAATGGCGGAACGCGCCGGGCATCCGCCGCAGATAACCGTCGTGGCTGAAGGGGCGCGCGGCTATAGCAGCAAGCCGGGTCAAGAGGCGCATCTGCCACGGATGGCGTGCGAGGCGCGCGAAGCGATGGACTGCGCGGCGGGTTCCCCGTACAGAGCGGGGAAACTTGACCAGCGGCGCGTCGTCGCCACGTCCCACGATTGCGGTGCGCACGTCGCCGATTCCTTTGCTCGCTGCGGCGCGCGGCACGCCTCCGCTAGCTTTCCAGCGCAGATGCAGCAGGATGCGCGGGATATCGATCTTCACCGGACAGATGTCGCGGCAGGCGCCGCACAGGGTCGAGGCGAAAGGCAGATGCGCCGCGGCGGAGCCGAACAGGTTCGGACTCACGATCGACCCGATCGGGCCCGAATAGGGCACGCCGTAAGCGTGGCCGCCGATCCGTCGATAAACCGGGCAGACATTGAGACAAGCGCCGCAA encodes:
- a CDS encoding (Fe-S)-binding protein; its protein translation is MTEVQFFATCLAEQFFPNAVEACVKVLEQQKLKVRPLRRVLCCGQAPFNEGMRDDALELARRFLKHCAPGVPIVVPSGSCASMLKIFYADLLDDEPALRQQAAAIRPWIFELSQFLVNVLKVKYVSARFEHTVAYHPSCHLMRELHVGDEPRRLLGNVAGLKLVEFRNPEECCGFGGMFAVKFPEISTAMAEDKIVRLQESGADTVVANDCGCLMQLGGAMHRRGIAIQVRHLAEVLASR
- a CDS encoding lactate utilization protein is translated as MSAFHKIIADVRGALERKRGPAPVHDVAGEAARPLSAAARRAELAAQFGREVELVGGRFFGLISLAAARDRLLELAAAEKSEKIRSAALGGGVACDVEMLVKPLARKGIELIRTHRVTDGDRAALRERIAGCDLGIVEADYAIAATGTFCVIATPERPSSLTILPPINFIFVAADRVRPNLAEVVAAVGPKNFATHRVALITGPSRTADIEKMIVIGVHGPKQLFAAVIA